Genomic window (Bacillus pumilus):
AAGTAGGATATAGGGGTGTGAAGAGATGTTTAAGAAACTTCAAGTAAGAATAGCTGTTTTCATCTCAGTTATTTTAATTTTAACCGTTGTGGCAGTTCAAGTGGGTTCCAACATGGTATTAACACCACTGATTGAACGAGATGCAAAAACGACCGCCGCAGCAACTGCAGAAAGCCTGAAAGACATTATTACAGAAAAGCTTGATAATTACGGCAATACCATTAACAAATTGGCAACAGATAAAATAACTGAAGAATTTGCGCAAAAACAAACAAAGCAAACACTGGATTTTGAAAAAAGTGCAATAAAAAACTTACAGGAACAGGATAAACTCATTTCGTTTGCTTATATTGGAACAACTGATGGCAAAATGCTCGGCTTCCCAGAGTTCGATCTTGGCGAAGGGTATGATCCATCTATACAAGGCTGGTTTAAACAAGCAGCCGAAAAGCCTGATCAGGTTGTTTGGACAGATCCGTATGTTGATGAAGCAACGAAAAAAGTGATTGTCTCAGCCACGAAGGCGATTGTCAAAAATGGAAAGGTCGTTGGGGTTGCTGGACTTGATTTGAAGCTGTCCTCCATTCAGACCTATATAAATGAACAAGAGATTCCTTATAAAGGGACCGCTTTCTTAGTTGATGGCAAAGACACCATTTTGGCGCATCCAACAGAGCAAGGAAAAAACATATCAAAAGTTGCTTCGGTGAAAAAAGCAATCGACAATTCAGGTATTGATGACAGCAAAGAACTGACGGTCATATCTAAAATCAAAGAAGTCGATTGGACAGTTGGTGTCAGCTTTGAGAAAAAGAAACTGCTTTGGATCACAGAACAAATGAATCAAACAAGCATCATTATATCCGTCATTGCCATTATTCTTGCAATGATTCTCAGCTTCTTATTGGCAAGAAGCATTACAACACCAATTAAGCGTCTAATAGAGTATGTGCGTAAGGTGGCAGAAGGTGATTTAACCAGCTCACTTGAAACGAAATCTCAAGATGAGATCGGCTTCCTCACGAAGAGCTTTAATCAAATGACCGAGGGGATTAAAGAGTTAATTGAAAAAGTAAAAGGGGCTTCAGACCAAGTCGTGACATCAACAGAGGAAGTCACACAAATTTCAAATGAAACCCTGCTGTCGAGCGAACAGATTGCAACGGCCATTCAAGAGGTGGCAACAGGTGCGTCTAAGCAAGCATCAGAAGCAGAAACGATTAATGAGAAATCAGAGCATTTATATGAAAAAGTACGTCATATGGGTGAGCTTGCCTCACAAATGCAAGCCAACTCAAAATCATCTGAAGATGCAGGTTATAGAGGGCTCGATGCCCTAGGTACGCTCGTTCAAAAATCAACACAAGCGAACGAAGAATCGAAGAAAGTAGAGCAAATGCTACTTGACCTCGAGCATAAAACAAAAAATATTGAAAACGTTGTGACCGCCATCTCTGCTATATCTGATCAAACGAATTTACTTGCACTGAATGCAAGCATTGAAGCAGCGAGAGCCGGAGAAAGCGGACGAGGATTTGCTGTTGTTGCAGAAGAAGTCAGAAAGCTTGCTGAACAATCTGCGCAATCAACAAAACATATTAGTGAAACCGTCAAACTTATTCAAGATGAATCGAAGAAGGCGGCTGAAGCGATGACAGCAGCAAGTAAGATGAATGAGGAACAAGGCGACGCCATTAATGCAACAGGCGAGGCACTGAGCAGTATCACAATGGAAATGCAAGCACTTGTC
Coding sequences:
- a CDS encoding methyl-accepting chemotaxis protein, with amino-acid sequence MTEGIKELIEKVKGASDQVVTSTEEVTQISNETLLSSEQIATAIQEVATGASKQASEAETINEKSEHLYEKVRHMGELASQMQANSKSSEDAGYRGLDALGTLVQKSTQANEESKKVEQMLLDLEHKTKNIENVVTAISAISDQTNLLALNASIEAARAGESGRGFAVVAEEVRKLAEQSAQSTKHISETVKLIQDESKKAAEAMTAASKMNEEQGDAINATGEALSSITMEMQALVGSIDNIHTQINEMTDEQQKMNDSIQSIAAISEESAASAEEVHASTDEQVQALERTKTSTEMLNESSQALRQAVDRFKL